Within Cystobacter ferrugineus, the genomic segment TTCCAGCTTCACGCCATCCGCATCACCCACGATGACCATCGTCTTGGCTGAAATGGCGCGCATCTGAGCGTCGGTGATGTTCTGGTCGTTGATGTTCAACACCTTCATCTTCTCGATGTAGGCCTCGAACGCCTTGGGATCAGCCGTGTGCTTCTTGAACGCTGCTTCGACTGGAGAGCCTGCAAACACCTCGGCGCTCAGGCCCCCCATCGCCTTGATCACCTCAGGGTACCAACCGTCCTTACGATAGGTGGCGGACAGCGAGACGAGCTTGTTGACGAGCGTGGGGTGACGCAACGCCAACTGCAGCGCCACCCCTCCACCTTGGGAGTAGCCCATCACATCCGCGCGCTCCACCTTCAGGGCCCGCAGCAATGCCGCAGCGTCATCGCCGAACTGCTCGTAAGACATCTTCCGCGACGTGTCCGCGGTTCGACCGTGGCCCTGTTGATCAAAGACAATCACCGAGCGCTTCGCGGCGAAGGCCGCCACCCAGGGCTTCATTGAGTCGGTGGATAGGAAAGCCCCAGGAATCAACAGCAACGGAGCCGTCTTGGACTTGCCCAGCTCTCCGTACACTTCGTAGTAGAGCTTCAAGCCGTTGATGGGCAGATGGCCACTGCGTGAAGGGCTCGGTCCTTGCGGCTTGGACGGTGGAGGCGACGACTCCGCAGCCCACGCCGTCACCCCCATGGCAACAAGTCCCATCACCACCATTCGTCGAAACATCCGGCTGGCCTCCTCGAAAGAGAGAGCACCGCTTATGCCCCAGCAGACACGGAGCGTCGACGACTCACTTCTGCGATGTAGAGCACCTCACATCGTTAACGCGAAGCCCAGTTGAGCCGAGAGTGTGTCAAAGGTTTCGAAACGGGGGACTTGAGCGGCGTCCCAGCCAGGAAGTGAACGAGGTGGTGGGCGGCGTGCTGGCGCGAGCCGTCCAGCAGAGCGCCGGCACCGTCCGACTGGTGGAGAGGCGCGCCGAGTGGCCGGGGCTCACGTCACGAGGACGTCACGGACGTCACGACTCGACGCGGATTCCAAGCCATGCCATTTTCCAGGCGCACGCGAGTCCAGCGTGCACGGCCGCGCCCAGGAGGAGGTCGCGATGCGTTTCTTGAAGAAGCTGCTTTTCGATCAGAGTGACAGCGCGCTCTCCCGGAACCTGCGGCGGAAGCGCTTCGGGCTCTTCCGCTCGCTGCTGGATTCACTCCCGCGGCCGCTCCGCATCCTGGATGTCGGC encodes:
- a CDS encoding alpha/beta fold hydrolase, with the translated sequence MFRRMVVMGLVAMGVTAWAAESSPPPSKPQGPSPSRSGHLPINGLKLYYEVYGELGKSKTAPLLLIPGAFLSTDSMKPWVAAFAAKRSVIVFDQQGHGRTADTSRKMSYEQFGDDAAALLRALKVERADVMGYSQGGGVALQLALRHPTLVNKLVSLSATYRKDGWYPEVIKAMGGLSAEVFAGSPVEAAFKKHTADPKAFEAYIEKMKVLNINDQNITDAQMRAISAKTMVIVGDADGVKLEHAVAMFKLRGGGDEEAAATGMLTKVPAARLVILPATSHIGISGEAKVLESMVTPFLEDAPPANPSLW